TATAGTATTAATTCTTCCTTGACCAGAGTTGCTAAGTTTAATAAATGTAATTACAATTAACACAAGTACAGCAAAAACATAGGTTATTAAGCGAATGCTATGGCGCCATTCTAATAGATATTCTGATGTGGTACTCACCGTAAATTTATAATGATTTAAGATGTAATCTGGGTGTTGAGCTAAAATTAAAATAGCTGAAGAAATTAAAAAAACAGTAGCGACTCCAATTAAGGGTACAATCCAGTTTCTAATATTCTTTGGGTTGTATAGATATATCGTAATGTATACTAGAATTAAGAACAAAATTGCCCAATCATAAAATAGACTAGCTACAGCAATCCACATACTTGCATCAAAAATTTTTATTTTAATAGATTGGAGCGATTTGATACTTAAAAGCCTTCTTAAGGCTAAAAGCAGAAAAAAGGAACAGACAATACTATAGTTATCCAATAAAATTTCAGGAAAAACCAAAATTAACAATGTAAAAAATAAAATAGTATATGAATGATCTGATGTTATTTTATTCCGTTTTACAATGAAGTTGATAATAAAAACCATAAACAGAAGTACCCCTAAAACCCCTATTTGAGTAAAGATAGTAGTAGAATTATAGGGGATAGAATAAAGGATGAAAACGGTAAACCAATAGAATACAAACAGAAATGAAAGTATTAAGATATAATTTATTGGTTTTGTTTTTCCAAAAATGCTTGAAATCATCTTAGGTTTTTATATTTTTGCATGGTAAATATAATTAAGATGGAATCATTTTTTAGAGCGATTGAAGATTTATTTGTAAATGTATTGTTTATACCTCTTGATGCGTTGCGTTTTATGCATAGCTGGTGGGGTGCTAGTACCTTGAATTGGATTTTCATGATTATTGGCGCTGTAGCCTTTGTATATTGGATGTTACAATTGAAAAAATATAACGATTCTGGAGAAGAACGTAAAGATGTTTCTGGACATTCTTTCTTGTAAGAACTAAAAAAGCCCTTGTAAAAGGGCTTTTTTTATGTTATAATTGTTTTTGACTATAGATCAAAACCTAGATCTTTTCTATAATTCATCTTTTCAAACTTCAATTTTTCTATATTTTGGTACGCGATTTTTAAAGCTTCTTTAAAATCGGACCCAAAAGCAGTAACCGCTAATACGCGTCCACCTGAAGTAACCACTTTTCCATCTACTAAAGTTGTACCTGCATGAAACACAGTGGCATCTTTAATCAAATTAAAACCAGTAATTTCTTTACCTTTTTCGTAAGCCTCAGGATAGCCCCCAGAAACAGCCATAACTGTTGTCGCAGTACGTTCATCTACCTGTAAATCTATCTCATTTAATGTTTGATTGGCAACTGCTTGTAAAACGTCTACTAAATCATTTTTTAAACGAGGGATAACTACTTCAGTTTCTGGATCGCCTAAACGAACATTATATTCAATAACTTTAGGATTATCATCAACCTTAATCAGCCCAATAAATATAAATCCTTTATAAGGTAAATTATCCTTTTTAAGACCTTCTACGGTAGGGATAACAACTTGGGTGTGTATTTTATCCATGAAGGCATCACTCGCAAAAGGAACAGGCGAAATAGCGCCCATACCACCCGTATTAAGTCCAGTGTCTCCTTCTCCTATACGTTTATAATCTTTTGCGGTAGGTAATACTTTGTAGTTCTTACCATCCGTTAATACAAAAACGCTTAATTCTATACCGTCTAAGAACTCTTCTATAACAACAGTAGTACTGGCAGTACCAAATTTGGCGTCTACCAGCATGGCTTTAAGTTCATCTTTAGCTTCCTGTAAATCTTTTAATATTACAACACCTTTACCAGCGGCTAATCCGTCTGCTTTTAAAACATAAGGTGGTTTTAAACTTTCTAAAAAAGTATATCCTTTTTCAAGAGTTTCAGCCGTAAAACTTTCATAAGCAGCCGTAGGGATGTTATGACGCATCATAAACTCTTTAGCAAAATCTTTACTTCCTTCCAGTGTTGCCGCTGCTTTTTGCGGGCCTATAACGGGAATATTTTTTAAAGCATTGTCATTTAAAAAGAAATCATGAACCCCATTTACTAATGGATCTTCAGGGCCTACAATGACCATCTCTATCTTTTCGGTAAGAACAGCCGTTTTAATAGCTTCAAAATCATTGACGCCAATGTTGAGGTTTGTAGCAATAGCTGCAGTACCTGCATTACCAGGTGCTACAAAAAGATTAGATAATTTTGGACTTTGTTTTAATTTCCATGCAAGGGTATGTTCACGACCGCCTGCTCCAAGAATAAGAATGTTCATACTACTAGAAGGTTTGGGCAAAAATACCTATTGGAGTTGAATAATACCAGTTATTTTAAATGATAAATACTACGGGCTACGCTTTACTTGTGAAATTCCTATGTTCTTTTTTCTGAAGTTCTTCAGGAGATAATGATTTAAAATAATCGTAAACTATTTTCAGGCCTTCCGTACGGTCTATCTTAGGCTCCCATCCTAGAATTTCTTTTGCTTTAGTGATATCTGGTTGTCTCTGTAAAGGATCATCTTGCGGTAATGGTTCAAAAATAATTTTTTGCTGCGTACCGGTAAGCTTAATGATTTCTTGTGCGAACTCTAAAATAGTCGTTTCATGCGGATTTCCAATATTGATAGGATTGCTATAATCACTCATTAGCAGCCGATAAATACCTTCTACTTGATCATCTATATAGCAGAAGGAACGTGTTTGAGAACCATCTCCGAATACGGTGATATCTTCACCACGAAGTGCTTGCCCCATAAAAGCAGGAACTACACGGCCATCATTTAGTCGCATTCTAGGGCCGTAAGTATTAAAAATACGCACAATTCGGGTGTCTACGCCATGATACCTGTGATAGGCCATGGTAAGGGACTCCATAAAGCGTTTTGCTTCATCATATACGCCACGTGGACCAATGGAGCTAACATTGCCATAATACTCTTCATTTTGAGGGTGTACTAGCGGGTCGCCATATATTTCAGAGGTAGAGGCGACTAATATTCTTGCATTTTTCTTTTTAGCCAACCCCAGAAGATTAAGGGTTCCTACAGAACTTACTTTAAGTGTCTGAATAGGAATCTTTAAATAATCAATAGGGCTTGCAGGAGATGCAAAATGTAATATATAGTCTAGTTCACCGCTAACATGTACAAAGTTGCACACATCATGATGATGGAATTCAAATTGTTTTAAGTGAAACAGGTGTTCTATATTTTTTAAGTCACCAGTAATTAGATTATCCATGCCAATAACATAATAACCGTCTTTTATAAAGCGATCACATAAATGAGATCCTAAAAATCCTGCTGCTCCTGTAATTAGTACTCTTTTCATGGATTTGGATTTTCTTTTTTCTTTTTAGAGTTCTCTATCTTAGTTTTGAGGTGACTTACTTTTTTCTTAATTTTTATTTTCTGCTTTAACGTAGAAAAGTTATAGTTGTATCTAAAAAATACATAGCCTAAAATTAAGACTACGCTAACTAGCATTAACACCATGCCTATATTTTTAGCAGTACTTCCTAAAACAATAAAAAGCATTACAAAAATTAAATTGAAACAACCAATAAGAAAACTAGCTTGTTTATGACTTAAATTCCAATAATCTATTAGAACATGATGCGTATGATTCCTGTCTGGAGAAAAAGGTCCTCTTTTATTCGCTAATCGAATGGCAAACACTCTCGCCGTATCAAAAAGCGGTACTATTAATATGGAGATTGCGATCAATGGTGCATTTTCTAGAAGAAATGGTAACTCTGTATAATCTTGAGGAGTAAGAGAAAGAAATTTTAAAGTTAAAACACTTATAATAAATCCAACGATAAGGGAGCCTGTATCTCCCATGAAAATTTTCCGGTCTCCAGATATGTTATACCCAAAGAAGGCCATTAAGCATGCATTTAGGGTTAAGCCAATTAAAGCGTAATAATGTTCACCTGATAAATAGAAAATGGTAGTATAAATTACTAGTATAACAATGCCAACGATAGAGGCTAAACCATCAATACCGTCAATAAGGTTATATGAGTTGATGATGGTTATCATCAT
This genomic stretch from Cellulophaga algicola DSM 14237 harbors:
- a CDS encoding DUF6427 family protein, translated to MISSIFGKTKPINYILILSFLFVFYWFTVFILYSIPYNSTTIFTQIGVLGVLLFMVFIINFIVKRNKITSDHSYTILFFTLLILVFPEILLDNYSIVCSFFLLLALRRLLSIKSLQSIKIKIFDASMWIAVASLFYDWAILFLILVYITIYLYNPKNIRNWIVPLIGVATVFLISSAILILAQHPDYILNHYKFTVSTTSEYLLEWRHSIRLITYVFAVLVLIVITFIKLSNSGQGRINTIRLINIFFLIGITITLLNSNHEISPILMTFFPASVFMSNYIETIKKPNIKEMALIASIIIPFIILMIRFI
- a CDS encoding DUF6341 family protein; amino-acid sequence: MESFFRAIEDLFVNVLFIPLDALRFMHSWWGASTLNWIFMIIGAVAFVYWMLQLKKYNDSGEERKDVSGHSFL
- the purD gene encoding phosphoribosylamine--glycine ligase, which codes for MNILILGAGGREHTLAWKLKQSPKLSNLFVAPGNAGTAAIATNLNIGVNDFEAIKTAVLTEKIEMVIVGPEDPLVNGVHDFFLNDNALKNIPVIGPQKAAATLEGSKDFAKEFMMRHNIPTAAYESFTAETLEKGYTFLESLKPPYVLKADGLAAGKGVVILKDLQEAKDELKAMLVDAKFGTASTTVVIEEFLDGIELSVFVLTDGKNYKVLPTAKDYKRIGEGDTGLNTGGMGAISPVPFASDAFMDKIHTQVVIPTVEGLKKDNLPYKGFIFIGLIKVDDNPKVIEYNVRLGDPETEVVIPRLKNDLVDVLQAVANQTLNEIDLQVDERTATTVMAVSGGYPEAYEKGKEITGFNLIKDATVFHAGTTLVDGKVVTSGGRVLAVTAFGSDFKEALKIAYQNIEKLKFEKMNYRKDLGFDL
- a CDS encoding UDP-glucuronic acid decarboxylase family protein; the protein is MKRVLITGAAGFLGSHLCDRFIKDGYYVIGMDNLITGDLKNIEHLFHLKQFEFHHHDVCNFVHVSGELDYILHFASPASPIDYLKIPIQTLKVSSVGTLNLLGLAKKKNARILVASTSEIYGDPLVHPQNEEYYGNVSSIGPRGVYDEAKRFMESLTMAYHRYHGVDTRIVRIFNTYGPRMRLNDGRVVPAFMGQALRGEDITVFGDGSQTRSFCYIDDQVEGIYRLLMSDYSNPINIGNPHETTILEFAQEIIKLTGTQQKIIFEPLPQDDPLQRQPDITKAKEILGWEPKIDRTEGLKIVYDYFKSLSPEELQKKEHRNFTSKA
- a CDS encoding MraY family glycosyltransferase; translation: MYFLESAIVLFIGAFLLTYLTIPKIIAVVEYKRLMDDPNHRSSHKGRTPTLGGVAFFYTLIFALFFIKNWNDYDEGMFIIPGLTILFIVGLKDDLVVLGPLSKLIAQGLAVSFVLANEGFIIHSLNGFLNINEIPYFLYLIIGGFMMITIINSYNLIDGIDGLASIVGIVILVIYTTIFYLSGEHYYALIGLTLNACLMAFFGYNISGDRKIFMGDTGSLIVGFIISVLTLKFLSLTPQDYTELPFLLENAPLIAISILIVPLFDTARVFAIRLANKRGPFSPDRNHTHHVLIDYWNLSHKQASFLIGCFNLIFVMLFIVLGSTAKNIGMVLMLVSVVLILGYVFFRYNYNFSTLKQKIKIKKKVSHLKTKIENSKKKKENPNP